One Brassica napus cultivar Da-Ae chromosome A5, Da-Ae, whole genome shotgun sequence DNA window includes the following coding sequences:
- the LOC106421835 gene encoding uncharacterized protein LOC106421835 isoform X1 produces MEALSTSSSYISNPLPKTKHLFKPSLLPLVASSQSSCWLCNSPPKLRIPKLRIRDGSSHGLRIHSLLHNEGEGEDNLGESNGFGFFPGDIFSISQEKVESETSHSVIDVESSLALPQGAGNSGGNRGGLFRTPISGGVQNATSAHALPRPALAVRNLLEQARFAHLCTVMSKMHHRREGYPFGSLVDFAPDRMGHPIFLFSPLAIHTRNLLAEPRCSLVVQIPGWSGLSNARVTLFGDVYPLSEDEQEWAHKQYIAKHPHGLSEQWGNFHYFRMQNISDIYFIGGFGTVAWVDVKEYEALQPDKIAVDGGEHNLKELNAIFSKPLRELLSSESEVDDAALISIDSKGIDVRVRQGAQFNIQRLPFEEGHGVETLEEAKAALWKVIEKVKLNYFQK; encoded by the exons ATGGAAGCGCTCTCTACTTCGTCATCATACATCTCTAATCCTCTCCCGAAAACAAAGCATCTCTTCAAACCTTCCCTCCTGCCACTCGTAGCTTCATCCCAGTCTTCCTGTTGGCTCTGTAATTCGCCACCCAAGCTGAGAATCCCCAAGTTGAGAATCAGAGACGGATCAAGTCACGGCCTTCGTATACACTCTCTCTTACACAACGAGGGTGAAGGTGAAGACAATCTCGGCGAAAGCAATGGGTTTGGCTTCTTTCCTGGGGACATCTTCTCTATATCACAG GAAAAGGTTGAGAGTGAGACATCTCATAGTGTAATAGATGTGGAGTCATCTCTTGCACTTCCTCAGGGTGCTGGGAACAGTGGGGGAAATCGAGGTGGGCTTTTTAGAACTCCCATATCTGGTGGAGTTCAGAACGCGACATCAGCTCATGCGTTGCCTAGGCCTGCTTTGGCTGTTAGGAACTTGCTGGAGCAG GCTAGGTTTGCTCATCTATGCACGGTGATGTCTAAAATGCACCACCGTAGGGAAGGTTACCCATTTGGCTCTTTGGTGGATTTTGCACCTGATCGTATGGGGC ATccaatctttttattttcaccGTTGGCCATCCACACACGAAATCTATTGGCTGAACCTAGATGCAGTCTCGTTGTTCAG ATACCTGGATGGAGTGGCCTATCGAATGCTAGAGTAACATTATTCGGTGATGTGTACCCATTATCAGAAGATGAGCAG GAGTGGGCACATAAGCAATACATTGCAAAGCACCCGCACGGGCTTTCAGAGCAATGGGGAAACTTTCACTATTTTAGAATGCAGAACATAAG TGATATATATTTCATTGGAGGGTTTGGCACCGTCGCATGGGTTGATGTCAAAGAGTATGAGGCTTTACAGCCTGATAAGATCGCCGTCGATGGTGGAGAGCACAACCTCAAG GAACTAAATGCCATCTTCTCAAAGCCGCTTAGAGAGCTACTGTCTTCTGAATCAGAGGTAGACGACGCTGCTCTCATCTCTATAGATAGCAAAGGGATAGATGTACGGGTTCGTCAGGGTGCTCAG TTCAACATACAAAGGCTGCCATTTGAGGAAGGTCATGGTGTTGAAACGCTAGAAGAAGCTAAAGCTGCACTATGGAAGGTGATAGAGAAAGTGAAGCTAAACTATTTCCAGAAATGA
- the LOC106421835 gene encoding uncharacterized protein LOC106421835 isoform X2, producing the protein MEALSTSSSYISNPLPKTKHLFKPSLLPLVASSQSSCWLCNSPPKLRIPKLRIRDGSSHGLRIHSLLHNEGEGEDNLGESNGFGFFPGDIFSISQVESETSHSVIDVESSLALPQGAGNSGGNRGGLFRTPISGGVQNATSAHALPRPALAVRNLLEQARFAHLCTVMSKMHHRREGYPFGSLVDFAPDRMGHPIFLFSPLAIHTRNLLAEPRCSLVVQIPGWSGLSNARVTLFGDVYPLSEDEQEWAHKQYIAKHPHGLSEQWGNFHYFRMQNISDIYFIGGFGTVAWVDVKEYEALQPDKIAVDGGEHNLKELNAIFSKPLRELLSSESEVDDAALISIDSKGIDVRVRQGAQFNIQRLPFEEGHGVETLEEAKAALWKVIEKVKLNYFQK; encoded by the exons ATGGAAGCGCTCTCTACTTCGTCATCATACATCTCTAATCCTCTCCCGAAAACAAAGCATCTCTTCAAACCTTCCCTCCTGCCACTCGTAGCTTCATCCCAGTCTTCCTGTTGGCTCTGTAATTCGCCACCCAAGCTGAGAATCCCCAAGTTGAGAATCAGAGACGGATCAAGTCACGGCCTTCGTATACACTCTCTCTTACACAACGAGGGTGAAGGTGAAGACAATCTCGGCGAAAGCAATGGGTTTGGCTTCTTTCCTGGGGACATCTTCTCTATATCACAG GTTGAGAGTGAGACATCTCATAGTGTAATAGATGTGGAGTCATCTCTTGCACTTCCTCAGGGTGCTGGGAACAGTGGGGGAAATCGAGGTGGGCTTTTTAGAACTCCCATATCTGGTGGAGTTCAGAACGCGACATCAGCTCATGCGTTGCCTAGGCCTGCTTTGGCTGTTAGGAACTTGCTGGAGCAG GCTAGGTTTGCTCATCTATGCACGGTGATGTCTAAAATGCACCACCGTAGGGAAGGTTACCCATTTGGCTCTTTGGTGGATTTTGCACCTGATCGTATGGGGC ATccaatctttttattttcaccGTTGGCCATCCACACACGAAATCTATTGGCTGAACCTAGATGCAGTCTCGTTGTTCAG ATACCTGGATGGAGTGGCCTATCGAATGCTAGAGTAACATTATTCGGTGATGTGTACCCATTATCAGAAGATGAGCAG GAGTGGGCACATAAGCAATACATTGCAAAGCACCCGCACGGGCTTTCAGAGCAATGGGGAAACTTTCACTATTTTAGAATGCAGAACATAAG TGATATATATTTCATTGGAGGGTTTGGCACCGTCGCATGGGTTGATGTCAAAGAGTATGAGGCTTTACAGCCTGATAAGATCGCCGTCGATGGTGGAGAGCACAACCTCAAG GAACTAAATGCCATCTTCTCAAAGCCGCTTAGAGAGCTACTGTCTTCTGAATCAGAGGTAGACGACGCTGCTCTCATCTCTATAGATAGCAAAGGGATAGATGTACGGGTTCGTCAGGGTGCTCAG TTCAACATACAAAGGCTGCCATTTGAGGAAGGTCATGGTGTTGAAACGCTAGAAGAAGCTAAAGCTGCACTATGGAAGGTGATAGAGAAAGTGAAGCTAAACTATTTCCAGAAATGA